One segment of Rosa chinensis cultivar Old Blush chromosome 6, RchiOBHm-V2, whole genome shotgun sequence DNA contains the following:
- the LOC112172998 gene encoding FCS-Like Zinc finger 8, which yields MLRNRSRAVTSKQALMADHSSQRSQNYYTTKIPSFFGSPRFRAFFTIKGSHSETDQNPMISPTSILDTKLSLPFGNHFSCDKNQPSLIPKALSGNKRSWDNSEVKGIGLALVDTLIDEKFEVNSSSACKESNGNKVLFGTKLRVQIPPYPAKGSSNSGIQTENSNSNSNSPQAFSRCVSVREMELSEDYTCVISRGPNPRTTHIFDNCIVESYYTLSDSGHLSKSAPENFLSFCHTCKKNLEQNIDIYIYRGDKAFCSHECRYQEMLLDEKAGNPEF from the exons ATGCTGAGGAATAGATCTAGAGCAGTGACCAGCAAGCAAGCTCTAATGGCTGATCACAGCTCTCAAAGATCCCAAAACTACTACACAACCAAGATCCCATCTTTCTTTGGTTCTCCAAGATTCAGAGCCTTTTTCACAATAAAGGGTAGCCACTCTGAAACGGACCAAAACCCTATGATAAGTCCCACTTCAATCCTTGACACCAAGCTTTCACTCCCATTTGGAAACCATTTTTCATGTGACAAAAACCAACCCAGTTTAATCCCAAAGGCTTTGTCAGGGAACAAACGCTCTTGGGACAACTCAGAGGTCAAAGGCATTGGCCTTGCTCTTGTTGACACACTCATTGATGAAAAATTTGAAGTGAATAGTAGTAGTGCTTGTAAGGAAAGTAATGGGAATAAGGTCCTGTTTGGAACTAAGCTTAGAGTTCAAATACCTCCCTATCCGGCAAAAGGATCTTCTAATTCCGGCATCCAAACAGAGAATTCTAATTCGAATTCGAATTCTCCTCAGGCCTTTTCAAGGTGTGTCTCAGTGAGGGAAATGGAGCTTTCTGAGGACTATACATGTGTGATATCTCGTGGACCTAATCCAAGAACAACTCATATATTCGACAACTGTATTGTCGAAAGCTACTACACCTTATCGGATTCAGGTCACTTGTCCAAATCTGCTCCGGAGAATTTCCTCAGCTTCTGTCACACATGCAAGAAGAATCTTGAGCAGAACATTGACATTTACATCTACAG AGGTGACAAGGCCTTTTGCAGCCACGAGTGCCGCTACCAAGAAATGCTCCTAGACGAGAAAGCTGGAAACCCAGAATTTTGA